Below is a window of Deinococcota bacterium DNA.
CGCAACCTTCAAAGACCCCGACGGCAACGCCTTCACGCTGCATCAGGAAGTCCGTGAGTAAAAAAGGAGACCTTGCCATGAAAAAAGTCAACCCCTACCTCAACTTTGGCGGCAACACCGAAGAGGTCTTCGCTTTCTACAAGTCTGTGTTCGGTGGCGAGTTTCTCAGCGTGATGCGCTTCAGGGACCTTTCCGACAACGCGATGAACGTACCCGAAGAGGACCAGGACAAGATCGCCCACATCGCGCTGCCCCTCGGCAAGGACAACATGCTCATGGGGACGGACACGCTGGAGTCCCTGGGGCAGTCCTTGAGGGTCGGGAACAACTTCTACCTCGTTCTCGAGGCCGAAAGCGCAGAAGAAGCGGAAAGGCTTTTTAACGCACTCTCAGAGGGCGGCCAAATCGAGATGCCCCTGCAAAAGACCGAGTGGGCCGAGAAGTACGGCATTTGCGCCGACAAGTTTGGCGTTCAGTGGATGGTGGACTACACCGGGGACGCGAGCTTCTCCGGCACTTCGTAGAGATAAACATGACCAGCAACCGAGGTGTCGGTAGCACAACTCCGAAACTCCCTAGACGCAATCGGCCTCGCGTAAAGAAAGAAACCATGACGGCGACAACGGAGCTAAAACTAGCAGAACGCACAGAGGAGAATCTTACGTTTCCATCCCCATCAACGTCACGCTCGAGGAGTGGAGCAAGGCTAAGGAAATAACGCTCACGAGGAGGCACATGTTATAGAACAGGCTCCAGAAGGCAGAAAGTAGATGACAGCGCACGTTCAACATGCAAATCATTGATTGGAGAACGATCATGCACGACCGAGAAGAAATCCTTACAGAGATCAAAGGAGGAATTCGATGGGTCACGGTTGGCACCATCGCCCTTATCGTCGCTGCTGCGGCAGCTCTTGCCGTGCCCACCACCGTTCACGCACAAGAGGAGAGGACCGCTATGGAAGCTGCAACCGAACTCGAGCCCGCTGAGAGTGGCCGCGTCGAAGCCAACGGCGTCAACTATTACTACGAGATTCACGGACAAGGTGAGCCGCTGCTCTTGCTCCACGGCGGACTCGGGTCGATCGAGATGTTTGGGCCGGTGCTGCCGATGTTGGTGGAAGACCGGCGCGTGATCGCCGTTGACTTGCACGGCCACGGCCGTACACCGCTGGGTGATCGCAAGATTAGCCTGATCGATATTGGTGACGACATGGCGCTGCTGTTAAACGAACTTGGCCATCAGGAGGTTGACGTACTCGGATATTCATTCGGTGCCGGGGTGGGCTTCCGGCTCGCCGTGCAGCACCCCGAGATGGTGCGACGGCTGGCGATTGTTTCAGCCGGCTTCGCGCAGGAAGGATACTATCCCGAGATGCTGCCACAGCAGGCGCAGGTGGGCGCGGGCATGGCGGAGATGATGAAGGACACGCCCATGTATCGGTCCTATGCGGCTGTCGCCCCGAACCCGGACGAGTTCCCGGAATTGCTCGACCGAATGGGCGAGCTGATGCGGACGCCCTACCATTGGGCCGATGACGCGAAGGAACTCACCATGCCGGTCATGCTCGTCTATGGCGACAGCGACATGTTCCGGCCCGAACACATTGTTGAGTTCTACCAGCTTCTCGGCGGCGGCCTGAGAGACGCTGGCTGGATGCGCGAGAACATGTCGCAGAACCGGCTGGCGATCCTGCCCGACCTGACGCATTACGAAATTTTCATGGCGCCCGCGATGGTCAGGGCCGTGCTGCCCTTCCTGAGCGGAGAGAGCGGGACGAAGAGCTGGGCCGAACAGACGGAGCAGGAGGACTGAGACGAGCGCCAATGACGGCCAAGCCGCCTAACGATGATATGAATCCGACTTTCTCCTCGCTGCGCTCGTCGCAAGCGGAGAAGCCAACACAGTAACTCTCATGAGGAGGCACACGGTGCAAAAGATCACCCCCAACCTGTGGTTCGACGATCAAGCTGAAGAAGCGGTGCAGTTCTACACCTCACTCTTTAAGGGTTCAAAGGTGAGCGAGGTCGCGCGCTATGACAAGGCCGCAGCGGAGGCTTCCGGCAGGCCGCAGGGCAGCGCCATGACAGTAGACTTTCAGCTTGCCGGACAAGACTTTGTAGCGCTTAACGGCGGGCCTCACTTCAAGTTCACGCCCGCCATCTCGTTTTTCGTCACCTTGGGGAGCGAAGCAGACGTTGACGCGCTGTGGGAGAAGCTTGCAGCGGGTGGTAGCGTGCTCATGCCGTTCCAAGCGTATGACTGGAGCGAGAAATACGGCTGGCTTATTGATAAGTACGGCCTCTCTTGGCAGATTGCACTCGGCAAACGCGACGATGTGAGACAAACCAATGTACCCGGCGTAGCAGGTATCACCCCGTCGCTGCTCTTCGTCGGTAAGCAGCACGGCAGGGCTGAAGAAGCGCTGCGCTTTTACACCTCAGTGTTCGGGGACTCGAGTGTCACCGGCATCTTTCACTACAGTGCCGACGAGAGCGAACCGGCAGGGACCGTGAAACATGCTCAGTTCAGCCTTGAGGGTCAGACCTTCACGGTCATGGACAGCTCGCTAACGCACGACTTCACCTTCACCGAGGCCGTCTCGTTCATCGTCAACTGCGAATCGCAGGAAGAAGTCGATACCTTTTGGGAGACGCTCTCGGCACATCCCGAGGCGGAGCAGTGCGGCTGGCTGAAGGATAAGTTCGGGGTGTCGTGGCAGATCGTCCCTACGACGTTACCCAAGCTCCTCAGCGACGCCGACCCCGAGAAGTCGCAGCGGGTCATGCAGGCCATGCTCCAGATGAAGAAACTCGACATCGCGGCGCTCGAGCGGGCATACGCACAAGGATAAAGTGAAACGTTTTCCAAGCCTTCTCTACCGAGGTCTCGAGGCCGTCTTTGATGATACCTGCGGCAACCTCATCCAACTCTATCGGCGCTGAAGGCGCGCATAGCTTCACGCAGAACCACACCTGAACGGAAAAGGAGAATCGGCATGGGAAAAGTGATTTTAGGCATGACAATCTCACTGGACGGATACATCAATGACTCTAGGGGCAGTGTGGGCGCACTGTATCACGACCTTGCTACGCTGCCAGACACCGA
It encodes the following:
- a CDS encoding VOC family protein, with the translated sequence MKKVNPYLNFGGNTEEVFAFYKSVFGGEFLSVMRFRDLSDNAMNVPEEDQDKIAHIALPLGKDNMLMGTDTLESLGQSLRVGNNFYLVLEAESAEEAERLFNALSEGGQIEMPLQKTEWAEKYGICADKFGVQWMVDYTGDASFSGTS
- a CDS encoding alpha/beta hydrolase, with the protein product MEAATELEPAESGRVEANGVNYYYEIHGQGEPLLLLHGGLGSIEMFGPVLPMLVEDRRVIAVDLHGHGRTPLGDRKISLIDIGDDMALLLNELGHQEVDVLGYSFGAGVGFRLAVQHPEMVRRLAIVSAGFAQEGYYPEMLPQQAQVGAGMAEMMKDTPMYRSYAAVAPNPDEFPELLDRMGELMRTPYHWADDAKELTMPVMLVYGDSDMFRPEHIVEFYQLLGGGLRDAGWMRENMSQNRLAILPDLTHYEIFMAPAMVRAVLPFLSGESGTKSWAEQTEQED
- a CDS encoding VOC family protein, translating into MQKITPNLWFDDQAEEAVQFYTSLFKGSKVSEVARYDKAAAEASGRPQGSAMTVDFQLAGQDFVALNGGPHFKFTPAISFFVTLGSEADVDALWEKLAAGGSVLMPFQAYDWSEKYGWLIDKYGLSWQIALGKRDDVRQTNVPGVAGITPSLLFVGKQHGRAEEALRFYTSVFGDSSVTGIFHYSADESEPAGTVKHAQFSLEGQTFTVMDSSLTHDFTFTEAVSFIVNCESQEEVDTFWETLSAHPEAEQCGWLKDKFGVSWQIVPTTLPKLLSDADPEKSQRVMQAMLQMKKLDIAALERAYAQG